tgtgtatatgctgaatttatttattattattagttttatttattttatattatttatttactttttttttttttggcttactTGCAGATGCGCACgagttccgttttctttgtcgtGGCCTCCATCATGGCGGCCTCCGTCCTCGCCTCGGGGTCTCATTCAGAAATGCCTCAACACCGCCACGCGTTACCAAATCCTTCGATTGAGAGATCCTACATGCCGGAACCTCATCCTATGGCATCCTTCTACCAACACCAGAGGCTGCAGCAATCACCTGTGAAGACTTCTAGACTTTTCAGCGTGTTTGAAACTCCCGGGCTTCTGAAGGTGAGCGATAACGTTACGGATTGGAAATGTATGTGACGTCACAGGTCACGTGTTTTCGGGAAGGGTTCTTGTCTTTCCCTCGCATATTCGCTCAGTATTGTTACAgatcatacaaataaaataaaaatctcacagaaacacaacatacataaacatcgGAGGCACACGCACAAAGACCATACAAACACATaatgaacacagaaaaaaaacacacacacaatatacacggACTTTCCCTCGCTAGCAGTAATCATTGATCTCAAGAACtaactccttctcccttctcccccagaTCGGCAAGAAAGTAGGGGAGTTCCTGCTGGGGTCCTTAGTGGCTGTCGGGGTCCTGATTCTAGCCGGGGTCCTCTTCAGCGCCTTCACAGGAGCCAATTTCCTTCTCCCGTTCGGTCTCGGAGGCAGATCCTTCGAGGACTTCCAGCAT
This window of the Penaeus monodon isolate SGIC_2016 chromosome 39, NSTDA_Pmon_1, whole genome shotgun sequence genome carries:
- the LOC119597615 gene encoding uncharacterized protein LOC119597615, which gives rise to MRTSSVFFVVASIMAASVLASGSHSEMPQHRHALPNPSIERSYMPEPHPMASFYQHQRLQQSPVKTSRLFSVFETPGLLKIGKKVGEFLLGSLVAVGVLILAGVLFSAFTGANFLLPFGLGGRSFEDFQHAYEIAQQVYSAVENFAF